The proteins below are encoded in one region of Ursus arctos isolate Adak ecotype North America unplaced genomic scaffold, UrsArc2.0 scaffold_24, whole genome shotgun sequence:
- the CBX4 gene encoding E3 SUMO-protein ligase CBX4 isoform X1 produces the protein MELPAVGEHVFAVESIEKKRIRKGRVEYLVKWRGWSPKYNTWEPEENILDPRLLIAFQNRERQEQLMGYRKRGPKPKPLVVQVPTFARRSNVLTGLQDSSADNRSKLELGAQGKGQGHQYELNSKKHHQYQPHSKERAGKPPPPGKSGKYYYQLNSKKHHPYQPDPKMYDLQYQGGHKEAPSPTCPDLGAKSHPPDKWAHGAGAKGYLGAVKPLAGAAGAPGKGSEKGPPNGMTPAPKEAVTGNGIGGKMKIVKNKNKNGRIVIVMSKYMENGMQAVKIKSGEAAEGEARSPSHKKRAADERHPPADRTFKKAAGAEEKKAEAPSKRREEEAPGAGDAQPQDAGSRKLSPTKEAFGEQPLQLTTKPDLLAWDPARSSHPPSHHHHHHHHHHHHHHSVGLNLSHARKRCLSETHGEREPCKKRLTARSISTPTCLGGSPAAEHPTDVPPTATLPQPEVILLDSDLDEPIDLRCVKTRGEAGEPPSALQVKPEAPATVAAVAAAPVTAAEKPPAEAQDEPEEPLSEFKPFFGNIIITDVTANCLTVTFKEYVTV, from the exons ATGGAGCTGCCAGCTGTTGGCGAGCACGTCTTCGCGGTGGAGAGCATCGAGAAGAAGCGGATCCGCAAG GGCAGAGTGGAGTATCTGGTGAAATGGAGAGGCTGGTCCCCCAA ATATAACACGTGGGAACCCGAGGAGAACATCCTGGATCCCCGGCTGCTGATCGCCTTCCAGAACAG gGAACGGCAGGAGCAGCTGATGGGATATCGGAAGAGAGGGCCGAAGCCCAAACCGCTGGTGGTACAG gtACCTACCTTTGCCCGTCGCTCCAACGTGCTGACTGGACTCCAGGACTCCTCCGCAGACAACCGCTCTAAGCTGGAGCTGGGCGCTCAGGGCAAGGGCCAGGGCCACCAGTACGAGCTCAACAGCAAGAAGCACCATCAGTACCAGCCGCACAGCAAGGAGCGAGCCGGCAAACCCCCACCGCCGGGCAAGAGCGGCAAGTACTACTACCAGCTCAACAGCAAGAAGCACCACCCCTACCAGCCCGACCCCAAGATGTACGACCTGCAGTACCAGGGCGGCCACAAGGAGGCGCCCAGCCCCACTTGCCCGGACCTGGGCGCCAAGAGCCACCCGCCTGACAAGTGGGCCCACGGCGCGGGGGCCAAGGGCTACCTGGGAGCTGTGAAGCCCCTGGCCGGCGCGGCCGGGGCTCCAGGCAAGGGCTCCGAGAAGGGCCCTCCCAACGGGATGACGCCGGCCCCCAAAGAGGCGGTGACGGGCAACGGGATTGGGGGCAAGATGAAGATCgtcaagaacaagaacaagaacggACGCATCGTGATCGTGATGAGCAAGTACATGGAGAACGGCATGCAGGCGGTGAAGATCAAGTCCGGCGAGGCGGCCGAGGGCGAGGCGCGCTCCCCCAGCCACAAGAAGCGGGCCGCCGACGAGCGCCACCCCCCCGCCGACAGGACTTTCAAAAAGGCCGCGGGGGCCGAGGAGAAGAAGGCGGAAGCGCCGTccaagaggagggaggaggaggcgccGGGGGCCGGCGACGCGCAGCCCCAGGACGCCGGTTCCCGCAAGCTGTCCCCGACCAAGGAGGCCTTCGGCGAGCAGCCCCTGCAGCTCACCaccaagcccgacctgctggccTGGGACCCGGCCCGGAGCTCCCACCCGCcctcccaccatcaccaccaccaccatcaccatcaccaccaccaccactcggTCGGCCTGAATCTCTCCCACGCGCGCAAGCGCTGCCTGTCCGAGACCCACGGCGAGCGCGAGCCCTGCAAAAAGCGCCTAACGGCGCGCAGCATCAGCACCCCCACCTGCCTGGGGGGTAGCCCGGCCGCCGAGCACCCCACCGACgtgccccccaccgccaccctccCGCAGCCCGAGGTCATCCTGCTGGACTCGGATCTGGACGAGCCCATAGACTTGCGCTGCGTCAAGACGCGCGGCGAAGCCGGGGAGCCCCCAAGCGCCCTCCAAGTGAAGCCCGAGGCGCCCGCGACGGTGGCGGCGGTGGCAGCTGCGCCGGTGACGGCGGCGGAGAAGCCCCCGGccgaggcccaggacgagcccgAGGAGCCGCTGAGCGAGTTCAAGCCCTTCTTTGGGAATATAATTATCACCGACGTCACCGCGAACTGCCTCACCGTCACGTTCAAGGAGTACGTGACGGTGTAG
- the CBX4 gene encoding E3 SUMO-protein ligase CBX4 isoform X2, whose amino-acid sequence MGYRKRGPKPKPLVVQVPTFARRSNVLTGLQDSSADNRSKLELGAQGKGQGHQYELNSKKHHQYQPHSKERAGKPPPPGKSGKYYYQLNSKKHHPYQPDPKMYDLQYQGGHKEAPSPTCPDLGAKSHPPDKWAHGAGAKGYLGAVKPLAGAAGAPGKGSEKGPPNGMTPAPKEAVTGNGIGGKMKIVKNKNKNGRIVIVMSKYMENGMQAVKIKSGEAAEGEARSPSHKKRAADERHPPADRTFKKAAGAEEKKAEAPSKRREEEAPGAGDAQPQDAGSRKLSPTKEAFGEQPLQLTTKPDLLAWDPARSSHPPSHHHHHHHHHHHHHHSVGLNLSHARKRCLSETHGEREPCKKRLTARSISTPTCLGGSPAAEHPTDVPPTATLPQPEVILLDSDLDEPIDLRCVKTRGEAGEPPSALQVKPEAPATVAAVAAAPVTAAEKPPAEAQDEPEEPLSEFKPFFGNIIITDVTANCLTVTFKEYVTV is encoded by the exons ATGGGATATCGGAAGAGAGGGCCGAAGCCCAAACCGCTGGTGGTACAG gtACCTACCTTTGCCCGTCGCTCCAACGTGCTGACTGGACTCCAGGACTCCTCCGCAGACAACCGCTCTAAGCTGGAGCTGGGCGCTCAGGGCAAGGGCCAGGGCCACCAGTACGAGCTCAACAGCAAGAAGCACCATCAGTACCAGCCGCACAGCAAGGAGCGAGCCGGCAAACCCCCACCGCCGGGCAAGAGCGGCAAGTACTACTACCAGCTCAACAGCAAGAAGCACCACCCCTACCAGCCCGACCCCAAGATGTACGACCTGCAGTACCAGGGCGGCCACAAGGAGGCGCCCAGCCCCACTTGCCCGGACCTGGGCGCCAAGAGCCACCCGCCTGACAAGTGGGCCCACGGCGCGGGGGCCAAGGGCTACCTGGGAGCTGTGAAGCCCCTGGCCGGCGCGGCCGGGGCTCCAGGCAAGGGCTCCGAGAAGGGCCCTCCCAACGGGATGACGCCGGCCCCCAAAGAGGCGGTGACGGGCAACGGGATTGGGGGCAAGATGAAGATCgtcaagaacaagaacaagaacggACGCATCGTGATCGTGATGAGCAAGTACATGGAGAACGGCATGCAGGCGGTGAAGATCAAGTCCGGCGAGGCGGCCGAGGGCGAGGCGCGCTCCCCCAGCCACAAGAAGCGGGCCGCCGACGAGCGCCACCCCCCCGCCGACAGGACTTTCAAAAAGGCCGCGGGGGCCGAGGAGAAGAAGGCGGAAGCGCCGTccaagaggagggaggaggaggcgccGGGGGCCGGCGACGCGCAGCCCCAGGACGCCGGTTCCCGCAAGCTGTCCCCGACCAAGGAGGCCTTCGGCGAGCAGCCCCTGCAGCTCACCaccaagcccgacctgctggccTGGGACCCGGCCCGGAGCTCCCACCCGCcctcccaccatcaccaccaccaccatcaccatcaccaccaccaccactcggTCGGCCTGAATCTCTCCCACGCGCGCAAGCGCTGCCTGTCCGAGACCCACGGCGAGCGCGAGCCCTGCAAAAAGCGCCTAACGGCGCGCAGCATCAGCACCCCCACCTGCCTGGGGGGTAGCCCGGCCGCCGAGCACCCCACCGACgtgccccccaccgccaccctccCGCAGCCCGAGGTCATCCTGCTGGACTCGGATCTGGACGAGCCCATAGACTTGCGCTGCGTCAAGACGCGCGGCGAAGCCGGGGAGCCCCCAAGCGCCCTCCAAGTGAAGCCCGAGGCGCCCGCGACGGTGGCGGCGGTGGCAGCTGCGCCGGTGACGGCGGCGGAGAAGCCCCCGGccgaggcccaggacgagcccgAGGAGCCGCTGAGCGAGTTCAAGCCCTTCTTTGGGAATATAATTATCACCGACGTCACCGCGAACTGCCTCACCGTCACGTTCAAGGAGTACGTGACGGTGTAG
- the LOC130544758 gene encoding uncharacterized protein LOC130544758, protein MAWRLAPRLRVTVALTAFPAPASGSLPLPQLSCPTRELVALAKTVRKKKPKTQEKVSPVSPLPKTPPTPASINPREPPPSDPRTTGRRRPHFPPAAPPHPDSSRNLGFVPRACQRAVTADRAPLSRRQKTTPHSQNHSTKGGATLVVLGSGRHRNRNGHRRRSARWWWNGGLSVCVLKHQTVSRLLLDSWENASPEHALGVRFSTSALPSSLKPPHSPHPSFWDVCQGGNGDPDGSLPAPLARSTLARLLLFFFLHGRSAKGLRKLPAPSPSGARSRGPRHTPGQARPAPPAPTPGPLTPRRDPGELAAPRAEPSGGRVERSSSPSRTLERHAERAVSPPEVLNFTLSGFSGCVRRASARLAVGDQGYKVTRSAWLLGHCIHLLFVQPRCAPAQPEPLLSPPAPPFDAFPGTPPSPLGPPSRSGHPLRPLCSRPLSSSLAAELGLEGLLL, encoded by the coding sequence ATGGCCTGGCGGCTAGCTCCACGTCTAAGGGTGACTGTCGCTCTGACAGCGTTTCCCGCGCCAGCCTCGGggtcccttccccttcctcagtTAAGTTGTCCCACCCGAGAGCTCGTCGCCCTGGCCAAgactgtcagaaaaaaaaagcccaaaacacaggaaaaagtGTCCCCtgtgtcccccctccccaaaactcCGCCTACCCCAGCTTCTATAAACCCCCGAGAGCCCCCCCCCTCCGACCCGAGGACTACAGGCAGGCGTCGGCCCCATTTCCCCCCGGccgcgcccccccaccccgactccTCGAGGAATCTTGGGTTTGTGCCTCGAGCTTGCCAGAGAGCAGTCACTGCAGACCGAGCCCCTCTCTCACGCCGCCAGAAGACGACCCCCCACTCCCAGAACCACTCGACGAAGGGAGGAGCCACCCTAGTCGTCCTGGGCAGCGGCCGGCACCGAAACAGAAACGGCCACCGCCGCAGGAGTGCGAGGTGGTGGTGGAATGGTGGACTCAGCGTGTGCGTTCTTAAACACCAGACTGTCTCCAGGCTTCTCCTGGATTCCTGGGAGAACGCGAGCCCCGAGCATGCTTTGGGGGTTCGCTTCAGCACCTCGGCCCTCCCCAGCTCGCTCAAGCCCCCGCACAGTCCCCACCCATCATTCTGGGACGTGTGTCAGGGCGGGAACGGAGACCCGGATGGCTCTTTGCCCGCCCCCCTCGCGCGTTCCACTCTCGCTCggcttttgctctttttctttctccatggaCGCTCAGCCAAGGGATTGCGCAAGCTTCCTGCTCCCAGTCCTTCAGGGGCCAGGAGCAGGGGGCCCAGACACACCCCAGGGCAAGCGCGCCCTGCCCCTCCTGCACCCACCCCAGGTCCCCTCACCCCCCGCCGCGACCCCGGCGAGCTCGCGGCCCCGCGGGCGGAGCCCTCGGGAGGCCGCGTGGAGCGCAGCAGCTCCCCCAGCCGGACGCTGGAGCGGCACGCCGAACGCGCCGTCTCGCCGCCGGAGGTGCTAAACTTCACACTCAGCGGCTTCTCAGGCTGCGTCAGGAGGGCCTCGGCTCGGCTGGCTGTCGGGGACCAGGGATACAAAGTCACGAGGAGTGCTTGGCTCCTCGGCCATTGCATTCACCTCCTCTTTGTGCAGCCTCGATGTGCCCCTGCTCAACCTGAACCTCTTCTCAGCCCTCCCGCTCCCCCCTTCGATGCCTTTCCCGGGACCCCACCAAGTCCCCTCGGTCCCCCAAGCAGATCTGGACATCCCCTGCGCCCCCTCTGTAGTCGCCCCCTCTCGTCCAGTCTGGCCGCGGAGTTGGGGCTGGAGGGGTTGCTGCTGTAA